In Triticum aestivum cultivar Chinese Spring chromosome 5B, IWGSC CS RefSeq v2.1, whole genome shotgun sequence, the following proteins share a genomic window:
- the LOC123112331 gene encoding nuclear transcription factor Y subunit C-6, translated as MDPTKSSTPPPAPVLGAPVGYPPGAYPPPPGAPAAAYPPQLYAPPGAAAAQQAAAQQQQQLQVFWAEQYREIEATTDFKNHNLPLARIKKIMKADEDVRMIAAEAPVVFARACEMFILELTHRGWAHAEENKRRTLQKSDIAAAIARTEVFDFLVDIVPRDDAKDAEAAAAAAMATAAAGIPRPAAGVPATDPSMAYYYVPQQ; from the coding sequence ATGGATCCAACCAAATCCAGCACCCCACCGCCGGCCCCCGTCCTGGGCGCGCCCGTCGGCTACCCGCCGGGTGCGTACCCTCCTCCGCCGGGCGCCCCCGCGGCCGCCTACCCGCCGCAGCTCTACGcgccgccgggcgccgccgccgcccagcaggcggcggcgcagcagcagcagcagctgcaggTGTTCTGGGCGGAGCAGTACCGCGAGATCGAGGCCACCACCGACTTCAAGAACCACAACCTCCCGCTGGCCCGGATCAAGAAGATCATGAAGGCCGACGAGGACGTGCGCATGATCGCCGCCGAGGCCCCCGTCGTCTTCGCCCGCGCCTGCGAGATGTTCATCCTCGAGCTCACCCACCGCGGCTGGGCGCACGCCGAGGAGAACAAGCGCCGCACGCTCCAGAAGTCCGACATTGCGGCCGCCATCGCGCGCACCGAGGTCTTCGACTTCCTCGTGGACATCGTGCCCCGGGACGACGCCAAGGACGCCGaggcggccgccgccgcggccatggCCACGGCGGCGGCCGGGATCCCGCGCCCTGCCGCCGGCGTGCCCGCCACCGACCCGAGTATGGCATACTACTATGTCCCTCAGCAGTAA